One window of Helicobacter winghamensis ATCC BAA-430 genomic DNA carries:
- the ftsY gene encoding signal recognition particle-docking protein FtsY — protein MFKVFKKTLEKTTQNIRDLLPKARKKLSKEVLEEILIATDMDYDLVEMILSPLGNEISKNELEVALLRLFRGESYYDKVQAKKVSAKPCVDLIVGVNGAGKTTTIAKLANAYKKQGKSVILGAGDTFRAAAIEQIKLWGDRLGVPVVASQIGHDPSAVAFDVITSAVAKNLDVAIIDTAGRLHNQSNLQQELEKIVRICNKAKEGAPHRKILILDGTQGTSSLDQAKIFNQTLGGVDGVIITKLDGTSKGGAIFSMIYALRVPILYIGVGEGAEDLVAFDENAYIQMLLDSIFSE, from the coding sequence ATGTTTAAAGTCTTTAAAAAAACATTAGAAAAAACAACGCAAAATATTCGGGATTTGCTTCCAAAAGCACGGAAGAAGCTCTCTAAAGAGGTATTGGAAGAAATTTTAATTGCGACAGATATGGATTATGATTTGGTTGAGATGATTTTATCGCCTCTAGGTAATGAAATTAGCAAGAATGAGTTAGAAGTTGCTTTGTTGCGTTTGTTTCGAGGGGAGAGTTATTATGATAAAGTGCAAGCCAAGAAAGTGAGCGCAAAGCCTTGTGTGGATTTGATTGTGGGCGTTAATGGAGCAGGCAAAACAACAACCATTGCGAAACTTGCAAATGCATATAAAAAACAAGGGAAAAGTGTGATTTTAGGTGCCGGAGATACTTTTAGGGCGGCAGCAATTGAGCAAATTAAACTTTGGGGAGATCGTTTAGGTGTTCCTGTGGTTGCTTCGCAAATCGGACACGACCCATCAGCGGTGGCATTTGATGTGATAACTTCAGCGGTAGCAAAGAATTTAGATGTCGCAATTATTGACACAGCTGGGCGTTTGCATAATCAAAGTAATTTACAGCAAGAATTAGAAAAAATCGTGCGTATTTGTAATAAGGCAAAAGAAGGCGCGCCTCATCGCAAAATTTTAATTTTAGACGGCACGCAAGGAACTTCAAGTCTAGATCAAGCTAAGATTTTCAACCAAACACTTGGAGGTGTAGATGGAGTGATTATTACGAAGCTTGATGGCACAAGCAAAGGGGGAGCAATTTTTAGTATGATTTATGCGTTGCGCGTGCCAATTTTATATATTGGTGTTGGCGAAGGGGCAGAAGATTTAGTTGCTTTTGATGAAAATGCTTATATCCAAATGCTTTTAGATTCTATATTTAGCGAGTGA
- the radA gene encoding DNA repair protein RadA: MAKKKAQVFECQHCGFQSSKWLGKCSNCGAWESFLELKEKQIQAFKGLESQNLKVKRITEVEREEFVRFSSEESELDIVLGGGIVLGGMYLVGGSPGVGKSTLLLKIASNVAKSGKEILYVSGEESASQIKLRAERLKALDENLYLLNAIKLEEILAAIRDREHSYSLVVIDSIQTLYSEAISSSPGSVSQVREVTFELMRLAKEYGICVFIIGHITKEGTIAGPRILEHMVDCVLYFEGDSSRELRFLRGFKNRFGNTSEIGIFEMQSNGLVGAKEASKIFFSQKTSNPGSALSVVMEGSRALVLEVQALVSDCAYGVPKRACTGFDQSRLNMILALLERKLEIPLNRYDVFINITGGIKIVETAADLAVVAAILSSFRNRALSNSSVFIGEVSLVGDVRDVSNVEQRLKEAISLGITHAIVPKKPKQSLAIKCYEAQEVTKIIDWM; the protein is encoded by the coding sequence GTGGCAAAGAAGAAGGCGCAAGTTTTTGAATGTCAGCATTGTGGGTTTCAAAGCTCAAAATGGCTTGGAAAGTGTTCTAATTGTGGGGCTTGGGAGAGTTTTTTAGAATTAAAAGAGAAGCAAATTCAAGCTTTTAAGGGCTTGGAATCTCAAAACCTAAAAGTTAAGCGCATTACAGAAGTGGAGAGAGAAGAGTTTGTGCGTTTTAGCTCTGAGGAAAGTGAGCTTGATATTGTGCTGGGTGGGGGGATTGTGCTTGGAGGAATGTATCTTGTTGGGGGGAGTCCGGGTGTTGGTAAATCTACGCTACTTTTAAAAATTGCAAGCAATGTAGCAAAAAGTGGCAAAGAGATTTTATATGTGAGTGGAGAAGAGAGTGCTTCACAAATTAAACTAAGGGCGGAGCGATTAAAAGCATTAGATGAGAATTTATATTTACTCAATGCTATTAAATTAGAAGAGATTTTAGCAGCAATTAGGGATAGGGAACATTCTTATAGTTTGGTTGTGATTGATAGTATTCAAACGCTTTATAGTGAGGCAATCAGCTCAAGTCCAGGGAGTGTTTCGCAAGTGCGCGAGGTAACATTTGAGCTAATGCGCCTTGCAAAAGAATATGGGATTTGTGTATTTATAATCGGACATATTACAAAAGAAGGGACGATTGCTGGACCTAGGATTTTAGAGCATATGGTGGATTGTGTGCTGTATTTTGAAGGGGATTCAAGTAGGGAGTTGCGCTTTTTGCGTGGATTTAAGAATCGTTTTGGAAATACAAGTGAGATTGGAATCTTTGAAATGCAAAGCAATGGTTTAGTGGGTGCAAAAGAAGCTTCTAAGATTTTTTTCTCACAAAAGACTTCGAACCCAGGAAGTGCGCTAAGTGTGGTAATGGAAGGGTCACGCGCACTTGTGCTTGAAGTGCAAGCTTTAGTTAGTGATTGCGCTTATGGCGTTCCAAAGCGTGCTTGCACGGGATTTGATCAAAGTCGTTTAAATATGATTTTAGCACTTTTAGAGCGTAAATTAGAGATTCCATTAAATCGCTATGATGTGTTTATTAATATTACAGGTGGGATTAAGATTGTTGAAACAGCGGCGGATTTAGCAGTTGTTGCAGCGATTTTATCGAGTTTTAGGAATCGTGCTTTGTCAAACTCTAGCGTATTTATTGGGGAGGTAAGTTTAGTGGGCGATGTGCGTGATGTGTCTAATGTAGAACAGAGATTAAAAGAGGCAATTTCGCTTGGAATCACGCATGCTATTGTGCCTAAGAAACCCAAGCAAAGCTTGGCGATTAAGTGTTATGAGGCGCAAGAAGTTACAAAAATTATTGATTGGATGTAG